GATTCCGCTATTGAGCCAGTGGAGGACCTTGCCTCTTCTGTAAGGAgcatccttttattttaatatgtgcAATTTGAAAGCCTGTACTACATAtccattctttaaaggagaaggaaagctacggaggcattttattggaaatagattagctgcaatagtgcataCTAGAATGCtatgtttattctgtagaatgttttaccatacctgagtaaaaagctctcgAATATCTCTGTCTGGATACGATATAggtgtcatattagcttggtgggacatcacttcctgcctgagtctctccctgctcactaatagctctgggctcagattacagcagagaagggagggagggaagaggagcaaactgagcatgctcatgcctggggcaaggaggtttaagctgaaagaaggaagtctgatatagaagctcatgtgtacacaatagaaggaaagaaatgctgtgtttcttttgacagaggactcagagcagcattactttgagggttcactggtgtatttatatagacctttctgataaagcttacttagttttagcctttccttctcctttaaaagggattgTCAATGAATGCAAAATAATAACTTAGAGCTTTCTGTCATTTTATTATGAACTCTTATCAGCTATAGTAGCCACTTCAAACTCGGGCATCATTCTTTTGTATTATAAAGGCTACGCCTTGTGAAGCTTATTGCAGTGATTTTCTAAGGAAGCACTAGGATATATTATGGACTACCTCATGTTGTAAATGGGCATTGCATTGAGAAAGGCATGTGTTGTTATTATCACCCATAAACCCACCCAGATTTCCTGACAGCATTCATGCTATGCTATGCTACATATGTACTGAAAAGTCTTGTCTGCTATCTCAACTTTTCTTTGCAGCTGCCCGTTCCACCCACCTCCCCAGCAAATGCCGTAGCCTCACGCTTCCTCCAGGAAGAGGAGCAGCGATCACATGAACTTTTGCAGCGACTGAATGCTCACATAGAAGAGCTGAAGCAGGAAAGTCAGCGCACCGTCGAGCATTTCACCCAAGCCAGGTAACTCCGAGCAGGACTTCACAACGAGCCCCACTTAGGATGGTGGTGAATTTCACTGATGTTATAGCAAAGATGTGCCTGTTGGATATTTCTTCCACATTCCTCTTAATAAAATTTCTCCAAGCTACCTCTAAATGTTGCAGTGCGGCCAAAAGAAGAAATGTTCTGCACATTTGACCTAAACTCCACTTAGTATAGGAATAGCATTGGATGCAATAAAACCTCTGAAACTCTGTAcaattcagatcaatgcatgttCCAAGCTTTGTTGCAGTTTTCGTGCTCCATAAGCTAACACTGGTTCCCAAACAGTGGTACTATCTGCATAACAACCCAACTCCTGTATTTATGTAGTCTCTTTAGTCTCATTACTTACCATTGTGGTCGGTAAAACTCTTTCAAAATTTTCGTGGTCTTCTTAGTAATCTTTATCTAGCTCTTGCTCACCGAAGATCTTTAAACGTTACTTCATCTTTAACGTTTATCCTGATATTCTCtgcaattttatatttgttttgcctGTCCTGATCTCAAGATCAAGGTCtccatatatttaaaatattttttttattatgaataaattattttattgcattgagTTGGCTTCATTTAATTTCTATCCAGATTTATTGCAAGGTTTCTGAATGGATCCAGGTGTGCCTTATCTGTAATAAGCAGTTTGTAAGCACATCCAATCCAATTTACCAGTTTGCTCTAATCCTACTTCAGACTTCATTTCTTAAACCTTTTCTCAGTTATATAATTTCCTTGTTTCTGATTCACATTGTTTCTGAAAATAACACTGATTACAGTCACTTTAATATTCAGGGATAATGTTGAACTCGCCTAAGGACTGAGAGCatgaaagagagatttttgtactcaacgttaaatctttttctcttgtcctatattgggggacacaggcaccgtggggatgaagatcctgcagctggagattggACACTAAGTTGTTAAAATTTgactcctcctgctctgggcttcatcccctgtcTCCTCCTAACACCCTCAGTTTCGACCGAAGAAGGAGCATGACCCAAAACAGAAGAGGAATTTGACAACCCCCTTAAAACTAGAGAACTATAagaaaatatatctaatatatatttagaaCAAACTTAATATTCATCATGTGTgaacacagggagggaaggcctgtgtcccccaatataggacaagagaaaaagatttaacagtgagtacaaaaatctctctttctgttgcctaattgggggacacaggcaccgtggggatgtcccaaagcaacccatgagggcgggacacTGAGCACCCCAAAAGGTGTTCAACCGATTACGGCCTGCTTCGGCTGAAGCTTGTGTGTGTGGACTGTAGAAGCGTGTGAAAGTGTGAAGGGACGCCCAGGTGGCCGCTTTGCAAACTTGTTCCGCTGAAGCTTGGTGTCGGACCGGCCAGGACGTGCTAAGAGCGCGTGTGGAGTGAGCTCTCACCTTGAGTGGAGGTGGTTTCCCCTTCACAGCATAGGCCCTAATGATCGTAGCACGGATCCACTTAGCTATCGTTGTCTTGGCTGCTCTAGAACCGCATTTTTGCCCATTAGGAATGATAAAGAGCGCATCTGTCTTCCTGATATCCTTGGTGGCCTGCAAGTACAAAGTGATTGTAAACTGCACAATCTGGATGTTGTTCGTGCACTCAATAGGATTCTTGACGATCCAGACACAAGGAGGGAACTTCCATATCTTGGTTTAAGTGGAATTCCGAAACCACCTTTGGTAGAAAGCCGGAGCACAACCTGTCCTTGTGGATGATGGTGAACGACGATTGGCATGAAAGTGCCGCCAATTCAGATACTCTCCGAGCAGATGTGATGGGCAGGAGGAACACCACCTTTTCAGTCAGTGTAGACGGAGGAATCGATTCAATAGGTTTGTATGGGTCCTCCTGTAGAACAGAGAGTACTAGGTTAAGGTCCCATGGTGGCACTGGACAACGATACGGTGGCACCAACCGAGTTGCTCCTTGAAGAAAAGTTCTAAAATTACTCCTGAGTGCCAGCCGTTCCTGGAGTAGAATGGACAATGCGGAGACTTGAACCTTCAGTGAACTGACAGCCAGACCCTTCATCATTCCTTCCTGCAGAAAGGATAGAACTTCCTTTTCTTTTGCCTTCTGAGGATCTGAGCCTCTGCGTTCACACCAAGTAATGAATGTCTTCCACACTCTGTGATATGCTTTGGCTGAAACTGGTTTGCGAGCCCTTAGCATGGTAAGTAGCGTCTCAGCCGGGGCTCCTGCCCTTTTGAGAACTAGGGCCTCGAGCCATGCTGTTAAAGCCCACTGATGAGAACTCGGGATCTGAGTCAGCAGATCTCTCTGAGGGAGATGAAATGGTTCGTCCGACGCTAACTGCACCAAGTCCGCGAACCACGCTTTCCTGGGCCAGTATGGTGCCACCAGAATTGTCTGTGTTCCTTCTCGTTTTATCTTCTTGATGACCTTTGGTAGTAGCGCCAGGGGTGGGAATATGTATGCCATGGAGAATGGCCATGGAATCACCAGGGCGTCTACCGCGTGTGCCAATGGATCTAAGCTTCTTACCACAAACTTTTGGACCTTTAGATTGCTCCAGGATGCCATCAGATTGATTTCTGGCAATCCCCATCTTTCCACTAGGAGTTGGAAGACTTCCTGATGTAGACTCCACTCTCACTGATCTATCGTTTCTGTGCTCAGGTAGTCCGCTATCCAATTGTTGACCCCCGGTATGTGGACAGCCGATAGCGCAGGAACGTTCTTTTCTGCCCATTCTAGAATGCCACTTGCTTCCGGAAGGGCTGCTTGGCTTCTGGTGCCGCTCTGGTGGTTTATGTACGCTACCGCTGTTACATTGTCGGACTGTATCCGCACTGCTTGACCCTGGAGCAAGTAAGTCAGGTTTTCTAGAGAATATCGAATCACCCTCAGTTCCAGGAGATTGATGGGAAGCCTTCTCTCTTCCTGATCCCAAAGGCCTTGGATCGTTGTGTGTTCTAGTACACCTCCCCACCCCCGTAGACTGGCGTCTATTGTGAGAATTGTCCAGTGGTGTGGGGAAATGGTTTTCCGCCTGCTGTGCGATGGGGCTGTTACCACCATTCGAGGGAGAGTTTTACCCTTTGCGGAAGGACTATATGGTGATCTAGATCCTTCCGATGCTTTCGTTGTTGCAGCAGAATGGCGTGTTGAAGTGGTGTGGAATTGTGCATAGGGAATTGCCAGGAAGGATGCTACCATCTTCCCAAGGGCTTGCATTGCTATTCGAAGAGGTACACTGGTAGTACTCCTGATGGTCCGAACTCTGTCCTGTAGGGTGTTGGTCTTGTCCCGTGGGAGACTCTCCCTTTCCTGGAATCCATTATCAGGCCTAGATATTCTATTGTCTGTGTCGGAACTAGGATGGACTTGTTGAAGTTGATCATCCACCCAAAGTCTGTCAGGGTCTGTAGGACCTGGGTTGTATGGTGGTGAGCCATGGCTGCGGAGGGGCCCTTTACTAGAAGATTGTCCAAATAGGCGATGACGGGTATTCCCTTGAGTCTTAGCGCCTCTAGTGCTGCCGCCATCACCTTGGTGAATGTACGAGGGGCTGATGACAGTCCGAATGGAAGTGCTACGAACTGCCAGTGTCGACCGTTGACAAAGAATGCTGACTTGCAGAACCCTTCCAGTCATTTGTCTATAGGGTCTTTGAATGCTGCCACGTCTGCCACAGGTATGGTCCTTGAGACTGGGGGGGGTCTACCGCTGGTGGAGATGCCCAGAGTTCAGTGCACTCTTGAGGAAAGGGATATGTCTGTGAGAACCGCCTAGAAATCTGTACCCTGTGATCCGGGTGTTTCCACTGGGCCTTGATTAATTCGTCAAACTGTTCATATGCTGGAAATATATGTGAATTCTTCTTATGTCTTGAAGATGTTCTTAGCTGGTTCAACCACAGTGATGGAGTCTTCGATATTCCGTGTACTGAGAACCGCTTGTATGAGGCCTTCTACCTCTTTTTGAGTTCTAGGAGTCTGGGTCCAGGTGCTCCTGGTCAGAGTCTTCCTCAGATAAGACTTGGCCTTCCTCATCTGAGGGAGTGAATTGATCCCTTGGGGAATCTGGAGGGGAAAGTGCATGCCGTTTGGCCCTTGTAGGGCTGTCGTCCAGCCCGGAATGATGGGAAAGGCGCTCAAGAACCTTGTCTAAGGTCTCGGCAATGCAGTCCATGTTTTGTatgcctgcaagtgagagggatAGAGCCCTAACTAACTCAGAGTCAGACGTGCTGGCCAGGGGTGGTGGCGAGGGTTCTGATTGTCTGCATGCTATACACACTGAATCAGCCGAAGCAGCAGTACATTTTGTCTTGCATTGTGTGCAAGCTAGGAAAGAAATCTGAGTATGGGAGCGTGTAAGAGCTAAGGACTTGGAGGTCCTGGGCTCTTCTGTTTTGTCTGCCATAATGCTCCTTGCAGTCGTgacaaaagaaaaattgttttttttttttttttttttttgagacaggggtccccaatctaaTGTGGTATATGGCAGAGTGGTTTCCCTGGCGTGAAAGGCCTGCGGAGACATAGAATAGGCACGTGGGGTAAGAGGCACTGACACCTAAAGCCTAAGACATATAAGCAGAGAGGTACTTGCCTGTCAGTGATAAAGGCTGTGTAATGCTCCGTTCCAGTCCCTGATCAGGTCACTGTGAAGAGAGAGACTGGAGTGCCTACAGGAAGGGCCGGAGACGTGCTGCGCAGAAGGGGTCCAGGCCGTTCCGTGTGCTGAGAAGTTTCCCCAAGTGTAGCGCAGGAGAAGAGTGCCCGACTAGCAATGGAGAGGCGGAAGCGCGTTCCAGCGTGACGCTCAAGTAACAACGCGAAGACCTGAGGGTGGGAGGAGCCGGATACAAGTGAGGGGAAGGTATGAGACCTAAACGGAACACCATAGAGGGTAAGAGAAGGGCCTGGGGACAGTATGCGCAAAAGATTTTTTGGCCACAATATCTAAAGCCTCAGCCTAGAAGAGGTGTAAAGGGGGTTAAGTACTGAATCATACTCACGAGGGATGCCAGCTCGTCCGTGTCCTTTTGTGAGATCTCCCTTTtgaagtacaaataaaaatatatatgacaaAAATCCACATATATCTATATTTGCAACATCCAAAACACCAAAGGTGGGTCTAAGGCGCTGCTGCAGTCCTCCAAAGAGCGGGAAGCAGCGCAGGCAAGGAGATaggagcaagcctgcagacctccgtagagtgGGAAGCAGCGCAGGCAAGGAGATAGGAGCAAGCCTTCAGACTCCTGTAGAGCGGGAAGCAGCGCAGGGAGATaggagcaagcctgcagacctccgtagagcgggaaggctgtaGGGCATAATAGGCAATAGCTGGAGAGGCTCTTGAAAGGATCAATGGCCCCTTAGTGGCGTGATCATAACAAGGAGTCTTGATCAGGTGCTCCAGGCACAGAGGTATGTGTCTTCTCCTTCTAAGGACACTAAACGAAACTGAGGGTGTTAGGAGGAGACAAgggatgaagcccagaggaggaggagtcaaatTTTAACAACTTAGTGTccaatctccagctgcaggatcttcatccccacggtgcctgtgtcccccagtTAGGCAAGAGAAACATGGCTGGTACTTGTGGCAGGATATAGCATTGCCTCTTGTGTCTCAGTTCTACCTCCTGCCTGTTAGAACTGAGCATTACCCACAGTCAATAAACAGGTGGAAGTCTGGTCCCTGCAAATATAATTTGTGTGCCTATATGGGTGAaaatattagagtaaaaaaaaatatatatatatattttttttttaatactctaACCATAAAACCGTGAATTACtaaaaaattactaaaaaaataaaaaaaggtattaAAAGTTTGCACcagcctagtaacccatagcaatggcTCAGCAGTTAGCTTTTAGCTGGATAATGCCTGTTCAGAAATGATTGGGCCAGATGGTGGTTGGATAGAACTTTCTTAccgtacaaacaaaatcaaacctttttagaatacttttttattattctgttgtggaagtaaaaaaataagtcggctggatgtgatttacttataaAAGACAATGTGACTTTGCAGACTTTTCAGTATTTATAGTTAAGTGGCATTTAGAATTTTGCAGAAAAGATCAATGCTACCttgattttcttattttattctttttttgtgcttCCAGAGAAGCCCAAATCCACATCACTGATGTTTAGCAACAGTAGCATGGATGACAGCACTGCATACcagacaaaaatgtgttcaacAGGTTTTGGAACAAAATTTGTAATATAGTGATTGCTGCATGCGGCACCCAAGTGACTTTGGTTTGGAGAccaccattgtgtgtgtgtgtgtgtgtgtgtgtgtgtgtgtgtgtgtgtgtgtgtgtgtgtgtgtgtgtgtgtgtgtgtaggaataGTTATGTTATAaagcaaatgtatttatacaaaatacatttacaaatattggaAACCACCTAACGCTTCTGCTTAATGGGAATGGAAGGTTCTCACTACATAGGAGATGCCTTTCCTCCCTCTAAAGTTTCAGTACAAGTCTGAGGGATGTGctactgacttttttttcttgaagtgTCAGTCAAGATCCTTTCTATATAACATGGAAGTAAGCTGGCTCTTCAATATAAAACCGACATCACATCAGACCTGTTCAGGGATATGGCTGAGCGCCACTTAACTATTTGAGCctacccctgcccccccccccatattatgATTTTGAAGGAGATTTCTGTTTGTGTACAAATTTTGTGGCTTGAAGACACATCAGAAGTTCTATTAGATGACACCCAGTAAGGCTGGCTTTGATGCTTGTCTTCAGACTTGGGTTGAATTAGAATTTGTTTGGGATCTGTAGGTTATCTGGATGCCCACAGTTTACTCATGCCTGGTATATTTTATTACCCTCTTTAAAGAGAGAATTACAATGTCAggatatataaaactatatatacaaaGTGGCAGTGAAAGAGCTCTCATAATTATTATTTCTAGCATGTGAGAGCAGATGCGCCTATAAAGAGAGTCCGAGTTACAGTTCTAACTTCCCTGAGAATCTGTATTATTCACCTTGTAACTAAGTACCAATGCGTAGTTCTTGTTCAGATTATTTGTCAACATGACGTGAATGTCTTGGCATCCTTGCGTATTGCAAGTCCCCTCCCAGCATCCATCTGAATTTAGAGTCAAAGGACAGAGGTTTAAACCTTTGACCAGCACGGCTGCTAGTCCTCTGGCCTTGATTTTGAATTGCACTGGGCTATTGGCTGGCAGAATTCCATTCAGTGGCTCTAAGAGTTCATAAGTACAATCCCAAGCGTTGTATCTCATTGGGAAGAATGGCCACCTGACATTGGGATTGGAGCAGCACAAGAGATAATTGCAGGTGTAATCGTACATATTTCCCGGGTCTGACTTTGTCTTGGTGCAGATTTTAAGCACATAGGTACCAGCTTTTGGCAGGCGCGTGAGGAATTCCACATAGCCGTCTTTTATTACTTGGAAAACATGCCGTCTTCTAACTTCCTCTGATGTGATGTCATCGGCATGGAGTGTGGCAACAACATCAATACTGTCATTCAGACCAAAACTAACCGAACAGCATCCATCATCAGTGTAAATTACTGGCTCAAGAACGGAAGGACGAACTAGGCCTTTCTTCTCAGAAAAGCTGCTAGGTCCAACGGGATTACTAAGTTCCACCGGGAGCAGAGGCCAAGTTACTTTTGTGTTAGTGCAGTTTATCAGATAATTACATGCAAATTTGTAGCTGCCCTGCTCCGACTCTGTGTAAATCTTCAGTACATACATGCCACATTGCGGCAGTTGTACTTGAAATTCTACTTTGTTCTGTCTCTGAACCTGCAACACGTGTCTTCTCTCTGCCTCCTCTGTTAAATTCACATCGTCTGACTGAAGTCTCGCAAAAATGCCCATTTCTTTCTTAAGTGTGAAGCTGAAGGAACAACGTCCTTCAGTAGAATCGATGATGGGATTGGTATGTGAAGGCTGCAATAGACCTTTTTTCTCAGAAAGAGCAGTTGGACCAACTGGATTTTGAAGTTTGTTTGGAAATGGAGGCCAAGCGACATCAGGGTTATTACAAGTGATAAGGTATCCGCTCACAAACTCATAGCTTCCAGGCTGGGATCTGTTGTCCACATAAATTCTAAGCTCATAAGATCCAGATTTAGGAAGCTGTATGTAAAACTCGACGTGACGGTGCTTCTGAGTGTACATTATGTATCTCCTCTCCATTTGCTTATTCCATTTGCTATCATCGCAGTGTAATGTAGCCAAACAGCTCTCTTCTCTGTCAAGAGAGAAACTTAAAGAACAGCGCCCATCTGGACTTTCAATGACCTGACCTTGCTGTGAAGGCCTCATGAAGCCATTCTTGTCCACAGTGTTTGCAGAGTTCAATGTGCTTTGTGCTGTAACAAGGCCCTCTGGACTTTCAGCCTCTTTATTTGAACAACAAATTAGGTAATTGCACACATACTCAAAACTAGTTGGAGATGTCTTGCTGTTAGCAAAAATCTGTAGAATATAAGCCCCGGCCTGGGGCAGATGTATCTGTATCTCAACATGATTGCCTTTTTGAGCTTGTATTACCAACCTCTTTCCTCCATGATCAGTCAGGGGGGTTTCATCAAAGAGCAGTGAGGTTAGAATCTTGATATCTTCCTTTAACGTGAAGGAGAGAGAGCAGTGGGAACTTGAAGTGTAAATAATAGGATCCCTCTGTGAAGGCTGGAGAAGGCCTCTCTTCTCCATTAATGCAGTTGGGCCTACAGGGTTCTGCAACTGTCTTGGGAAAGGTGGCCAAGCCACCTCTGGATTTGTACATACAACTAGGTAATTGCAGAAACATTCAAATGTCAAAGGGCCACATGAGCTGTGTATTTTTAAGGCATAGAACCCTTTCTGTGGGAGGTGGACCTTGAATTCAACTCTGTTTCCACGTAAGGTCTGCAGCACATACCTATTTTCATCTCCAGGTTTGATATTATCTGAATGTAATGTTGCTAAGACTGTGGCTTTCTTCACTAGTGTGAATCCAACACTGCAGCATCCATCCTGTGTGCTGATTATAGGATTGGAACAAAGGTTCTGAAGAAACCCTTTTATCTCTGTTAGCCAGCTTGGGCCAACTATAGGTTCTAACTCTTTGGGAATCCTGAACCCAGTGTCCACTGATCCACAGTGTAGGATATACTCAACAACTTTGTCATAACTTTCCTTCCCAGGGTTGAAAGGCTTTGTGTACAACTCAAGCTTGTGTCGGCCAGTGACTGTAGGATACACATCTAGCTGCATCCCGTTCTTTGTTAGAGTCATAATGCCAGGCTTCTCTGTTTTATTGAGCGTGAAGGAAAACAGGGCTGGAGAATGACCTTCAATAGAAAAGGTGGCCTTTCCATTTACTGTAAGAGAATAGTACAAAGCTGAGTTGTTTTACTGTATTCAGCAATAGGGCGCATATATCATTTTGTAGACTGGTGTAAAATCAAGGTATAATGTGCTTCTGCCTCCTTTGCCTGAgattatagggtttatttatgaaTAGGAGTACAAAAGCATTATGTAATGAGAGATTatggggccagatttatcaatgcTTGGTATTTCTAAGCCATAGCAGTGTAAACCGCTTGAAAAAATTTTTACCAAGCATTTAAAACTTTTTCTGCATCCCTCAGTTATCGATGCTTGATTATTATCCAGTGGTAATGATAACTGCTTAGAAAAATACTACCAAGCAAATAAGATTTTCAAATCTTTTTCCGCTTCACCAGACAAAAGATTTGGTATGTTCCCTAAAAAATTGCACTATTGTACCGCTGTTACATACAGTATCCCAACACCATTGTAGTACAATAATCCTCCAAACTGCAGGATTTATAATCTCTGATCTGTTTCTATTACCATACCTGTTTCAACCATAAGTGTCTCTGGATAGGAGGTGGTCAGCCCTGCATTATAGAAGTTACTGTTACGACACAAGTTCCCTTCAAATTGTTTCATCGACAGGGGCACTTGGAGGAGCTGCCAGTTCTGGTTATCTGGGAAATGTTCCGCTATGAACAGGGCCGGGTGTGTTAAGAAATAGAATTCATTGTAcctacaaagagaaaaaaaaatggggtcGGCTATTTAAACTGGAGGAATTTGTCCATAAAAagggaaatctgtttttttgcttACCGAAATTTGAAGGAGTTAGTACTGCTGTTGGCAAATCCAGCTCCCCACGTGGTATCCACTAGATGCCACCTCTTGTTGAGATAGACAGCATTCCAGGCATGGTTTGGCTCTTCAGAGAACGTGTGCCCAGTTTTATAACAGAAGCCTTTAGAGTAGCCTCCAATTTTCAGACACTGAATACCTGCACGACTGGAGGACAGAAGAAGTATAAGATGCTAAACTATGCCATAAACCAGACTACATCTAAGAAACTAGAAGAGTAACAAAACAAGTTGTGCCAATGAGCAAGTATGCTTCATCAAGTAACCCATAGGAACAAAGCAgttgtttgcttttattattctaactGCAATAGGTCATAAGTGATGATGGTTTACTAGACCCAAGGAAGCCTTGTCCCTGTTGCATGAGGCATTTTGATGCAAGAGATATCATGAacctataacagtgatccccaaccagtggctcatgagcaacatgttcaccaatcccctcaaagcaggtgcttatttttgaattccaggcttgaaggcaacttttaattgcatacaaaccagatgtactgcccgTAGGCTgtaagtccacatagggactacaaaAACCCcatatttggacttttttcatgcttgtgttgctccccaactccttttttacatttgaaagtgacTCAccgttaaaaaaaaggttggggacccctgacctataAGATATTTATATTCAAAAGGGACAtggatgaacag
The genomic region above belongs to Xenopus laevis strain J_2021 chromosome 5L, Xenopus_laevis_v10.1, whole genome shotgun sequence and contains:
- the ky.L gene encoding kyphoscoliosis peptidase — protein: MDIRQDSSSLRIDLLLIVHSQDKQTGGDKSEEPVPPRQAVKPAPRKPHTSGQIISSYESQESHVRLEIHPKTSKPQLLNRPTVTGAPLSTNNGNSWDPTPQPSAKDFYAYPWDKSNLKSLAMNLKNFEKLDAYSVKVGKPSTVEQLVSSLLKMARTDLEKVRAIWTWICHHIEYDLDGMEDKSKRSGDPNQTLLTGKGACEGYAGLFENMCSRAGIQCLKIGGYSKGFCYKTGHTFSEEPNHAWNAVYLNKRWHLVDTTWGAGFANSSTNSFKFRYNEFYFLTHPALFIAEHFPDNQNWQLLQVPLSMKQFEGNLCRNSNFYNAGLTTSYPETLMVETVNGKATFSIEGHSPALFSFTLNKTEKPGIMTLTKNGMQLDVYPTVTGRHKLELYTKPFNPGKESYDKVVEYILHCGSVDTGFRIPKELEPIVGPSWLTEIKGFLQNLCSNPIISTQDGCCSVGFTLVKKATVLATLHSDNIKPGDENRYVLQTLRGNRVEFKVHLPQKGFYALKIHSSCGPLTFECFCNYLVVCTNPEVAWPPFPRQLQNPVGPTALMEKRGLLQPSQRDPIIYTSSSHCSLSFTLKEDIKILTSLLFDETPLTDHGGKRLVIQAQKGNHVEIQIHLPQAGAYILQIFANSKTSPTSFEYVCNYLICCSNKEAESPEGLVTAQSTLNSANTVDKNGFMRPSQQGQVIESPDGRCSLSFSLDREESCLATLHCDDSKWNKQMERRYIMYTQKHRHVEFYIQLPKSGSYELRIYVDNRSQPGSYEFVSGYLITCNNPDVAWPPFPNKLQNPVGPTALSEKKGLLQPSHTNPIIDSTEGRCSFSFTLKKEMGIFARLQSDDVNLTEEAERRHVLQVQRQNKVEFQVQLPQCGMYVLKIYTESEQGSYKFACNYLINCTNTKVTWPLLPVELSNPVGPSSFSEKKGLVRPSVLEPVIYTDDGCCSVSFGLNDSIDVVATLHADDITSEEVRRRHVFQVIKDGYVEFLTRLPKAGTYVLKICTKTKSDPGNMYDYTCNYLLCCSNPNVRWPFFPMRYNAWDCTYELLEPLNGILPANSPVQFKIKARGLAAVLVKGLNLCPLTLNSDGCWEGTCNTQGCQDIHVMLTNNLNKNYALVLSYKVNNTDSQGS